In Leuconostoc kimchii IMSNU 11154, the DNA window AATTGGATGATGTTGCAAAAACATTTGAAGAATAAACATGTTATTAGTATCATTGCTTGTAGTTAATTGATAGATTTATTATCAAGTGAAAGTCTCTCTAAATCAAAATTTAGAGAGACTTTTTACGTTAGATGACAAATAATATATACTAATAAATATGTCAATTCTGCACCGGAGATACTGACATGACCACTAAATAAAATAAGTGAACCAGTTATGCCAAAAATGATACCAATTATGCCAAAACTATAGGTATAATTGGTTTTTTGATTTACACTAAAATAGTTGTTCTGCAGAACGCACAAAACTTATACGCAATACTAGAATCTCGCGTATAATAGAAATATGAAGAATTTACAATATGAACAAATGAATGGATTATCGTTGGCTTATATCGGTGATGCAATTTATGAACTTGAAGTGCGTCAGCACTTGCTCTCTTTAGGATTAACGAAAGTTAATGATCTTCAAAAGCGCAGTAAACAGTATGTTTCGGCTAAAGCACACGCGACACTTTTTGAGTGGATGATGACAGATAATATCCTAACTGAAGGTGAATTTATTTATTTTAAACGTGGCCGAAATGCTAAGTCGCATACTAAGGCGAAAAATACAGATGTCGTTACCTATCGCATTTCAACAGGTATTGAAGCACTATTTGGATTTTTGTACCTCTCGGGGCAAACAAAACGTTTAAGTGAATTAATGAGTTGGATATTTTTACAGGTAGAATCAGGGAGAGCAAGCAAATGAAAAGTGAACATCAAGCACCTAATGAGACGGGATTTATTTACGGCCACTATGCAAGTGTTGAAGCCCTCAAAGGCACGCAAGAAATCAATAAAGTTTGGTTACAAACAGGCCTACAAGATAAAATACGTCATTCAGTGACACAACTAGCTAAGAAAAAGGGCTTAGTCATACAGCAGGCACCAAAATCAAAACTAGATGAATTGACAGATGGTGGTAACCATCAAGGTGTCGTACTGAGTGTGGCTTCATTTAATTATGCCACGATTGATGATTTATTTGAAAATGCCAAAAAACATCAGGCTGAACCATTTTTCCTTATTTTGGATGGTATTGAAGATCCACATAATTTAGGATCTATTTTACGAACGGCTGATGCTGCAGGTGTTCATGGTATCATCATTCCAAAACGTCGTGCAGTACAGTTGACAGCAACAGTTGCTAAAATATCCACAGGTGCAATTGAACATGTACCTGTCACGCGAGTGACCAACTTGGTCAACACAGTGAGTGAATTAAAGGATCGTGGTCTTTGGGTATTTGGCACTGACATGGCTGGTGAGGACTATCGTCATTGGGATGCTACAGGTGCAACGGCACTGATTATTGGTAATGAGGGGAAAGGCATATCGCCATTACTTAAGAAAAAAGTGGATAGTATGCTGACCATTCCAATGATTGGTCATGTTCAAAGTCTAAATGCTAGTGTCGCAGCAAGTTTATTAATTTATCAAGGATTTAGTTCACGAAATCCATTATAATTGGCGATTGAAGTGTTAATTATTTTTTTTCACTTTGATCACATTTATGGTGGGAGAATAGAAGTGGTGAAAGATAATTTACTCGCAACGGTTCGTGCTGCACAAAAAGGGCATGACTTTGCTTATGATGTTTTAATTAAACATCTTCGAGGTGCAATTTATGATGTGCATCGTCGAAAAATTAGTAGTCGAATTACGGCTGATGACTGGTATTCAGATGGTTTAGCCATTCTAATCAAGTGCGTTACGAAGTATGATACACGACAACCACGTGCTAAGTTTTCAACTTATTATATTACGGCACTATCCAATCATGCGACAGACATAGTTCGATCTTACTATACAGCTAAAGCTGAATTTGAAAAAACAATGGTGTCAGAAAGCAGTGATGACGCAGGAACGTTGTTTAATTTAGGAACAGATACTTATAATCCGGAACAGTTATGTTTACTGCGTGATATGTTAAGTACGACAGAAGTCGCTAAAACACCAGAATTTAAGCAAGCAGTTTTGCAAATCATTGGTGTAGGTGATCAGAACAAAAACGATAAAACGAGGCGTTTAGAGCAGATGCAATATCGTTTAAAGAAAGCCATGCAAGTTGCGATGACAACGCCATCGTGAAATAATTAAAATACAAACTGTGTTTCAATCATCTCTCTGTGATATAATATACATGGTATAGAACCATAAACCAAAGGAGAATTATACACATGTCTTTAATTACTGATATTATCGCACGCGAAGTCCTTGACTCACGTGGAAATCCTACGCTTGAAGCTGAAGTTATTACAGAATTAGGTGGTTTCGGTCGCGGTATGGTGCCTTCAGGTGCCTCAACTGGAGAACACGAAGCTGTTGAATTGCGTGATGGTGATAAGTCACGTTTTGGCGGTAAGGGAACAACAAAGGCTGTTGCCAATGTTAACGATGCTATCGCTAAGGCTTTGGTTGGTAAGTTTGATGTTACTGACCAACGTGCAATTGATCAAGCTATGATTGCACTTGATGGTACAGAAAACAAGGGTAAGTTGGGTGCAAACGCTATTTTGGCCGTTTCTATCGCTGCTGCCCGTGCCGCTGCTGACGAATTAGGCGTACCATTGTTCTCATATTTAGGTGGTGCAAATTCTTACGTATTGCCAACACCAATGATGAATGTTATCAATGGTGGTGCGCATTCAGCTAATAAGGTTGACTTTCAAGAGTTCATGATTATGCCTGTTGGTGCGCCAACAGTTAAGGAAGCTATTCGTTATGGTGCAGAAACATTCCACGCTTTGAAGAAGTTGTTGGAAGCTGACGGTAAAGCAACTTCAGTTGGTGACGAAGGTGGCTTTGCACCTGATTTTGCTGATAATGAAGAGCCATTACAATACTTGATTCGTGCTATTGAATCTGCAGGTTACAAGCCTGGTAAAGATATTGCTATTGCTGTTGATGTTGCCTCATCAGAATTATATGATGCTGCTACAAAGACATATAAGTTACGTTGGTCAACTGGTGAAGAATTCACAACACCTGAATTCATTAAGTACCTTGAAGATTTGGCAGATCGTTACCCAATTATTTCAATTGAAGATCCTATTGATGAAAATGAGTGGGAAGATTGGGCAACAATCACCGCTGAATTAGGTAAGAAAGTCCAATTAGTTGGTGATGATTTCTTCGTTACTAATACACAATATCTTGAAAAAGGTATTAACATGGGCGCTGCTAACTCAATCTTGATCAAAGTTAACCAAATTGGTACTTTGACAGAGACTTTCGAAGCTATTGAAATGGCTAAGGAAGCTGGTTACACAGCTATTGTGTCACACCGTTCAGGTGAAACAGAAGACACAACAATTTCTGACTTGGTTGTGGCTACTAATGCTGGACAAATCAAGACAGGTTCATTGTCACGTACTGATCGTATTGCAAAGTATAATCAATTAATCCGTATCGAAGAATTGCTAGACACAACTGCTAAGTATAAGGGTATTCATTCATTCTATAACTTATCAGCTGCTGCACGTGAAACAATTCAAAGCAAGTAATAAGCTCTATTTTAAAGTCATACCTTTTTGGGGTGACTTTTTTAGTACATAAATTTAGAAATATCGTCGTAAAGCGACTATTTGACGTGAAATGGGGATCAAAATGGCTGTAACAAATGTAAAACGTTGCCAGTGGGTATCTAAATATCGAGAAACAGATATCATGGTGGCTTATCATGATCAAGAATGGGGACATCCTTTACGTGATGATGATCGTCTGTTATTTGAATTACTCACATTAGAAATTTTTCAAGCAGGTTTAAGTTGGGAAATTTCACTAAAAAAACGACCAGGGTTGAAGTCCGTGTTTTATGATTTTAATATTGAAAAAGTGAGTCATATGGGTGAGTCAGAAGTTCAAAAATTGAAAGAGAATCCGAATATTATTCGCAATCGTATGAAAATTTCAGCAACAATTACTAATGCAAATGCGATACAAAATGTTAAAAATGAATTCGGTAGTTTCTCTAAGTATATGTGGCACTTTACTGATAACCGGGTGATTGATCATCACGTTGTGGCCTATCAAGATGTTGTTAATCAAAATGAGTTATCTCAAACCATTTCAAAAGATATGAAAAAAAGAGGATTCAAATTTACTGGACCGGTAACAATTTACTCGTATCTACAAGCTATGGGTGTCATTAATGATCATGAAATGACATGTAATTGGAAATATCATGACTAACGCAATGTTATGTTTACAAAACATGTAACCTTTCTATATGTTTATCATCAAAAACATTAACTTCATATGATAAACTGAGTATAAATAGATAATTGAGGTCGATATGGCGAAATTAAAGGGAATTATATTATTAAGTTCTAGTGTGGCAGCATTACAAATTATAGATACAAGAACTGATAAAAAGTTTGAGAATGTTCATCGTGAGTTCAATGAAAGTGATATTAATGCATCAGTATTTACTAGTGAAATCATGCGCCGTGCGTTGGAACAAATTCACCGATTTCAACAATTATTGCGAGACTATGCTGTAATAGATGTGCAATTATTTGGCAGTGAAGCATTGTCGCAGGTTAAAAATGCTGTATACTTTGCTGATCAAATTGAAAGTACCACGGGTCTGAAAATTAATTGGTTGAATGGCAATCAAGAAAGTTATTATCGCCAATTAGCTGTTCGACAATCAGATAAATTACAACAAAATTTGTCTCTTAAAAATACTTTTGTGCTTGGTATGAGTTCGAATCGGATTGATTTAGGTTACTTTGAAAAAAATCGTTTCGAGTTCTCACAACATTCTGCAATTGGTCCAGTGAGATTAGCACAATCGATTAATGAGATGTCAGTTGAAGTCGCACAAGTAACTGAGCTTGCTGAAGAGTTTATTAATAGTAAATTGGCTGATTTTTGGCATATGTTACCGCCGTTTAAACCAACTGAAACGCTTGTTCTACTAGGTGGTACTGCTGCGCAAAATATATTTTTATCCGAACAAAAACATTGGGAAAATATCTCAAAAAAACAGATTAAAAATGTCATTAGTGATTTATCTGGTATGAATGACCAAGCTATTATCGATAAATATGCGATTGATTTGAATGATGTGCCCTTTGCATTAACGGAAATGTTGCTGTTAATGAATGTGATGACTGCCATAGCAGTTGATGAGGTTAAAATTAGCGATTTAACGATGTTAGATGGTCTGTCGATGAAGGACATTCACGATGAGGATGACATTATTACGGCTGCTCGTGGTATTGCAGACAGATACATGGTTGAAGAAAAACACCGTGAAGTCGTGTTAAAGTATGCGCAACAATTATTTGATCGGTTGAAAAAAGTGCATCATTTAGATAAGCGTGATCGTTTACTGCTTGGGGTCAGCGCCTTAGTGCATGATGTTGGCAGCTTTATTAATTCGCAGAGGCATTATCAATATTCAGAGGAGATTTTATCAGGCATTGACTTTCATGGCTTGTCAACAGTGGAACAGCGTATGATCGCTTCTATAGCGCGCTACCATAGTGCTGAAACCCCCGATAGCGCTTTACGTACAGTGCAAGATTTTTCACCGCAACAGCGTTTAAGAATTGCTAAACTTGCAGCGTTATTAAGACTAGCTGATGCACTAGATGATAGCCGATTACAAAAAATTGATAAATTAACGGTGTCAGTGACGGATAAAAGTATTAAAATTACTGGTCAATCAGTCACTGATCTGCAACTAGAAATTTATACTTTCGATCAAAAAGCTGTTTTTTTTGAAGCTGTATTTGGTTTGCCGATTAGCTTAAAGAGGAAAGGAAGAAGAGTGTAATGGTTGATTTTAAGCAGTCAAAATATTATGTTAACCGTGAAATCAGCTGGTTAGCATTTAATGATCGTGTGTTAGAAGAAGCAAGAGATGTCTATAACCCGCTACTAGAACGCGCTAATTTTTTAGCTATCACGCAAAAAAACATGGATGAATGGTTCATGGTACGCGTTGCAAGTTTGCAGCAACAAGTAATGATAGGACTTGATAAGGTAGATGCATCGGGATTAACGCCTAAACAGCAATTGGATCAAATATCACTTGTCGCAGGTCAACAGATTAAAAATCAATATCAGGTGTTAACGCGTAGTATACTGCCTGCTTTAAAACGTGAGGGCTTTGAGCTGTTACGTGCTGCTGACTTGTCTACCACGCAGTATCATTTTTTGAAACAATTTTTTGAGCAAGAATTGCTTCCTGTATTGACGCCCATGGCCATTGATTCAACACGGCCGTTTCCTTTTTTAGCAAACGATACTTTAAATATTGGGGTTCGGCTTAAAAAAGAAAATGAAAAGTCAGAAAAATACATTGCTGTTTTACAGGTACCAGAGACATCAGGGCGTGTTATTGCGCTACCAGAAGAAAATCAATATATTCTGATTGAAGATATTGTTCAACTATTTTTGGGATCACTTTTTCCAGGATACACGATTAAAGAATCTATGGTATTCCATGTCCTAAGAGATATGGAATTAGATATTGCCGACGATGAGGATACTCCTAATATCTTACAAGACGTTCAGTCGAAGTTACAGGAGCGTGAGCGTGGTCGCATTATTCGTGTTATCTTATCACACACAACCAGCAAATCTTTGATGACGAAATTGATTAAATTGTTGCATGTTGATGAGGAACGAACCTATCGTGTGAATGGGCCGATTGATTTAACGTTTTTGAGTGCATGGCTCAAGTTAATAACGGCACCAGAGTTACATTTTCCGTCTTTTACAGGATATACTGATTCGGATTTAGTACCAGATCAATTGTTTGCCAGTGTTCGGCAACAAGATTATTTATTACACCATCCCTATGATTCTTTCAAGTCAGTCGTGTCATTTATTCAAACGGCAGCTCAAGATGATCAGGTTTTGGCAATTAAAATGACATTATATCGTGTTTCTGGTAAATCACCAATTATTAAAGCACTTGGGGATGCGGCACGACGTGGTAAACAAGTGACAGTTTTAGTAGAAATCAAAGCACGTTTTGACGAAGAAAATAATGTGCATTGGGCGCGTGAATTGGAGCAGCAGGGTGTTCACGTAGTCTATGGTTTGCGTGGTTTGAAGACACATGCCAAAGTTGTTTTGGTCGTTCGCCGTGAGGACGATGCCATTAGACGATATGTACACTTAGGAACAGGGAATTATAACGATGTTACGGCTAATTTTTACACAGATTTAGGCCTTTTAACGAGCGATTCAGAATTGGGAGCAGATGTTGCGTCAGTTTTTAATATACTAACGGGCTATTCTGATCCGGGTTACTTCCATCAGTTGCATATGTCGCCTGATGGTATTCGCGAATTTATTTACGAACAAATTGATAATGAGATTACCAATGCTAAGGCTGGTCGACCGGCAGCAATCAAAATGAAGTTTAATTCGTTATCAGATGAACAAATGATTCGTCGCTTGTATCAGGCCAGTTACGCTGGTGTGAAGGTGCAATTAATAATCCGTGGTATTACAATGTTAAAGGTTGGCCTACCAGAAGTGAGTGACACAATAGAAGTACATTCAATCGTTGGTCGTTTTTTGGAACATAGTCGTATATATAGCTTTGAAAACGACGGAAACCCCAAAGTTTATTTATCATCAGCAGATTTAATGACCCGTAATTTAAATCGACGCGTTGAATTGTTATTCCCACTTAAAAATGAGCTCATTAGAGATAAAGTGTTGGCTATTTTTCAAACAATGTGGGATGATAATGTTAAAACACGTGTTTTACAAGCTGATGGTGGTTTTGTTAAGAAAGATCGTCGGGGTGTGGTAGCATTAAATTCACAAGAAAAATTTATTAGTGATAGTTTAATACAACAAAATAAGCAGACCAAACTGGAAAGTTTAGCGGCAGCAACACAACAATTTGAACCATTAAATAATCCATTCTTAAATGAAGAGCAGGGAAATGAATCATGACAGTGATTGCAGTAGTTGATTTAGGATCTAATTCAGTACGAATGACAGTTAGCCGTTATCATAGAGACGGATCTTACGAAGTATTAGCCAGATTTCAAGAAATGGCACGTTTATCAGAAGGTATGGGATCAAATAAGGTGTTGCAGCCGGAAGCAATTGCCCGTACGATGGTTGTTTTGAACAAATTTAAACAAGCACTTTCTATTTACCAAGTTAATAATTTAGAAGTCTATGCGGTGGCTACAGCTGCCGTTCGTCAAGCAAGTAATCAAGAGGAATTTTTAGCTGCTTTTAAAGAAACAATGGGATTTGATTTGCGTGTTTTAACTGGTGAAGAAGAGGCGCACTTTGACTATGTTGGTGTGATTAATACCTTACCAATCAACGACGCGTTAATTTTAGACACCGGTGGTGCATCATCAGAAATTATTTTAGTTAGAAATCAGCAAGCAGTACACGCTGTGAGTCTGCCTGTAGGAGCCGTTAATATTTCTGAAGCCTATTTAGGGAAGAATAATATATTAGCTAGTGAGTTATTTGAAGCCATTGTTGCATTGCGCCAGCTTTTTGGTGATATTGCGTGGTTACATGAATCAAAGAATATGCCAGTTATTGCCCTTGGTGGCAGTAATCGTACATTGGCTAAGATAAGCCGTAAGAAGGAAAAAATTCAAGATATGGCTGTTCATGGCTATCATCTGAATATCCGAGAGGTTGCATCAATTTATGGTGACATCTTAAAAAAAGATTTGGATGGTCGTAAAAAAATGCCTGGCCTCGCCAAAGAACGAGGAGACATCATTGTTGGTGGTTTGTTACCATTAGTTGAGTTACTCCTGTTTACCGAAGGGCAACAAGTTATCTTTTCGCAAAGTGGTTTGCGAGAAGGTGTGCTTTTTGAACAAATCTCATCCAATACAGGTCATGATGTTGTCTCGCCAGAGCCGGCAGCAATGACAATGGATGCAGAGGATTTACCATGATAACAGCGCTTTATAGGATAATCGTGTCATTTGACTCGAAATAAAAAACAAGCCTTAACGTTAAAGGCTTGTTTTTTTATATGATCTACCCGGGAGTCGAACCCGGATTTCAAGAACCGGAATCTTGCGTGCGATCCATTACACTAGCAGATCATAACTATTTAATTATAGCTTATTTTACCGGAATTTCAAAGAAAGTTTCTTCACCAATTTCAAAAGTGACTTGGCCGGCTAATACATTTGTGACGTCATTCTGAAATTCATCTAGTTTATCAGCAGATACGGGGATGATAAGATGTACCGCAGTATCGTATGTTGTCGCTGTAATTTGATAATTGTGGTTTGAAAGCCAGTAAGTGACCATGTCGGAATTTTTGTAGTCTACTGTAACCGCTATTTTTTGTTGGGTGACACGCATAACGAAGCCAGCTATTTTGACACCTTCCGCTACTGTACCAGCATAAGCACGTATTAAGCCACCAGCGCCTAGTTTAATACCGCCAAAATAACGTGTGACAACGGCAACAACATCATGCAAATTGTTTTTTTGTAATACTTCTAGTATGGGAACCCCAGCTGTACCACTGGGTTCGCCATTATCAGAATAACGTTTAATTTGATGATTATCACCTAAAACGTAAGCAAACACGTGATGAGCTGCTTTAGGGTGCGCTTTACGGATTTCGTCAACAAAAGACTGGGCAGATGTCTCAGAATCAATGCGTGATATATTTAAAATAAATCGTGATTTTTTAATGTCTTGTGTCCAAGAAAAAGTATGGGGTGCAATTGTGAGATAGTCTGACATATATCGTATTATACAGTATGAAATTATATTATGGTCGTCAAATTGTTCAATCTAAGATAACTTTGTCATCAGAACAACAGCATGCCTCACCAGCGTTCATCGATCAAGTTTGTCAGCGCTGTGGTCAAAAAAATAATGAAAAATTACCTAACAACCATTTCTATTGCCAAGTATGTTTATCTCTAGGACGCGTTAGTTCTCATGATGTGTTGTTATCATATCCTGAGCCAAATGATTTTACAGGAGAGGTGATATTATCGTGGCAAGGACGTTTGACTACGCAACAGCAAGTTGTCAGTGAGGAACTTATTGAAACCCTTGCACGACAACGTGAGCATCTCATTTGGGCTGTTACGGGTGCTGGTAAAACAGAAATGTTATTTCCGGTCATTTATCAAGCATTGAAACAAAAGTTGCGTGTGGCAATTGTATCACCAAGGATTGATGTGATTGTTGAACTTGCACCACGCCTACAACAAGCTTTTTCACAGACGGATATGGTTGTACTGCATGGAGCACAGACAGAAGCTTATCGTTACACGCAGTTAGTGTTAGCCACAACGCACCAAATGTTACGTTTTAAGTCGGCATTTGATTTATTAATTGTGGATGAGGTCGATAGTTTTCCTTATGCGGGAGATAAAATGTTAGAACATGCTGTTCAGAATGCGCGAAAAAGCCATAGTGCGCTCATTTACCTCAGTGCAACACCGACAAAAGCACTTCAAAAACGTGTCAAGAATCACGAGCTATTGGCATCGTATTTACCATTGCGATTCCATCAACACTTATTGCCAATGTTGACAACCAAAATTGTTAGTAATTGGCGAAAAAAGTTGCCTACCACATTTTTAAAACAAATACGACAATTGACGCAATATGACAGGCGTTTTTTAATTTTTGTGCCAAAAGTCTCAGATTTGAAATCTGTGTTTGAGATGATTGAAAAACACTTTCCAGATATCAACGGTGCTTATGTTCACGCTACTGATCCACAGCGACAAGAAAAAGTGCAAAAAATGAGAGATGAAAAGTATCAATACCTTGTTACGACCACTATTTTAGAACGTGGTGTGACATTTCCAGGAATTGATGTTTTCATTTTAGGTGCAGATGAAGCTATATTTAGTGAGAATGCACTGGTTCAAATTGCTGGTAGAGTTGGCCGTAGCAAGGACCGACCAACTGGCCTTGTTTTGGCCTATATTCAACATACAACGTT includes these proteins:
- a CDS encoding Mini-ribonuclease 3, which encodes MKNLQYEQMNGLSLAYIGDAIYELEVRQHLLSLGLTKVNDLQKRSKQYVSAKAHATLFEWMMTDNILTEGEFIYFKRGRNAKSHTKAKNTDVVTYRISTGIEALFGFLYLSGQTKRLSELMSWIFLQVESGRASK
- the rlmB gene encoding 23S rRNA (guanosine(2251)-2'-O)-methyltransferase RlmB; this translates as MKSEHQAPNETGFIYGHYASVEALKGTQEINKVWLQTGLQDKIRHSVTQLAKKKGLVIQQAPKSKLDELTDGGNHQGVVLSVASFNYATIDDLFENAKKHQAEPFFLILDGIEDPHNLGSILRTADAAGVHGIIIPKRRAVQLTATVAKISTGAIEHVPVTRVTNLVNTVSELKDRGLWVFGTDMAGEDYRHWDATGATALIIGNEGKGISPLLKKKVDSMLTIPMIGHVQSLNASVAASLLIYQGFSSRNPL
- a CDS encoding sigma factor yields the protein MVKDNLLATVRAAQKGHDFAYDVLIKHLRGAIYDVHRRKISSRITADDWYSDGLAILIKCVTKYDTRQPRAKFSTYYITALSNHATDIVRSYYTAKAEFEKTMVSESSDDAGTLFNLGTDTYNPEQLCLLRDMLSTTEVAKTPEFKQAVLQIIGVGDQNKNDKTRRLEQMQYRLKKAMQVAMTTPS
- the eno gene encoding phosphopyruvate hydratase, translating into MSLITDIIAREVLDSRGNPTLEAEVITELGGFGRGMVPSGASTGEHEAVELRDGDKSRFGGKGTTKAVANVNDAIAKALVGKFDVTDQRAIDQAMIALDGTENKGKLGANAILAVSIAAARAAADELGVPLFSYLGGANSYVLPTPMMNVINGGAHSANKVDFQEFMIMPVGAPTVKEAIRYGAETFHALKKLLEADGKATSVGDEGGFAPDFADNEEPLQYLIRAIESAGYKPGKDIAIAVDVASSELYDAATKTYKLRWSTGEEFTTPEFIKYLEDLADRYPIISIEDPIDENEWEDWATITAELGKKVQLVGDDFFVTNTQYLEKGINMGAANSILIKVNQIGTLTETFEAIEMAKEAGYTAIVSHRSGETEDTTISDLVVATNAGQIKTGSLSRTDRIAKYNQLIRIEELLDTTAKYKGIHSFYNLSAAARETIQSK
- a CDS encoding DNA-3-methyladenine glycosylase I; this translates as MAVTNVKRCQWVSKYRETDIMVAYHDQEWGHPLRDDDRLLFELLTLEIFQAGLSWEISLKKRPGLKSVFYDFNIEKVSHMGESEVQKLKENPNIIRNRMKISATITNANAIQNVKNEFGSFSKYMWHFTDNRVIDHHVVAYQDVVNQNELSQTISKDMKKRGFKFTGPVTIYSYLQAMGVINDHEMTCNWKYHD
- a CDS encoding HD domain-containing protein produces the protein MAKLKGIILLSSSVAALQIIDTRTDKKFENVHREFNESDINASVFTSEIMRRALEQIHRFQQLLRDYAVIDVQLFGSEALSQVKNAVYFADQIESTTGLKINWLNGNQESYYRQLAVRQSDKLQQNLSLKNTFVLGMSSNRIDLGYFEKNRFEFSQHSAIGPVRLAQSINEMSVEVAQVTELAEEFINSKLADFWHMLPPFKPTETLVLLGGTAAQNIFLSEQKHWENISKKQIKNVISDLSGMNDQAIIDKYAIDLNDVPFALTEMLLLMNVMTAIAVDEVKISDLTMLDGLSMKDIHDEDDIITAARGIADRYMVEEKHREVVLKYAQQLFDRLKKVHHLDKRDRLLLGVSALVHDVGSFINSQRHYQYSEEILSGIDFHGLSTVEQRMIASIARYHSAETPDSALRTVQDFSPQQRLRIAKLAALLRLADALDDSRLQKIDKLTVSVTDKSIKITGQSVTDLQLEIYTFDQKAVFFEAVFGLPISLKRKGRRV
- a CDS encoding RNA degradosome polyphosphate kinase, which encodes MVDFKQSKYYVNREISWLAFNDRVLEEARDVYNPLLERANFLAITQKNMDEWFMVRVASLQQQVMIGLDKVDASGLTPKQQLDQISLVAGQQIKNQYQVLTRSILPALKREGFELLRAADLSTTQYHFLKQFFEQELLPVLTPMAIDSTRPFPFLANDTLNIGVRLKKENEKSEKYIAVLQVPETSGRVIALPEENQYILIEDIVQLFLGSLFPGYTIKESMVFHVLRDMELDIADDEDTPNILQDVQSKLQERERGRIIRVILSHTTSKSLMTKLIKLLHVDEERTYRVNGPIDLTFLSAWLKLITAPELHFPSFTGYTDSDLVPDQLFASVRQQDYLLHHPYDSFKSVVSFIQTAAQDDQVLAIKMTLYRVSGKSPIIKALGDAARRGKQVTVLVEIKARFDEENNVHWARELEQQGVHVVYGLRGLKTHAKVVLVVRREDDAIRRYVHLGTGNYNDVTANFYTDLGLLTSDSELGADVASVFNILTGYSDPGYFHQLHMSPDGIREFIYEQIDNEITNAKAGRPAAIKMKFNSLSDEQMIRRLYQASYAGVKVQLIIRGITMLKVGLPEVSDTIEVHSIVGRFLEHSRIYSFENDGNPKVYLSSADLMTRNLNRRVELLFPLKNELIRDKVLAIFQTMWDDNVKTRVLQADGGFVKKDRRGVVALNSQEKFISDSLIQQNKQTKLESLAAATQQFEPLNNPFLNEEQGNES
- a CDS encoding Ppx/GppA family phosphatase produces the protein MTVIAVVDLGSNSVRMTVSRYHRDGSYEVLARFQEMARLSEGMGSNKVLQPEAIARTMVVLNKFKQALSIYQVNNLEVYAVATAAVRQASNQEEFLAAFKETMGFDLRVLTGEEEAHFDYVGVINTLPINDALILDTGGASSEIILVRNQQAVHAVSLPVGAVNISEAYLGKNNILASELFEAIVALRQLFGDIAWLHESKNMPVIALGGSNRTLAKISRKKEKIQDMAVHGYHLNIREVASIYGDILKKDLDGRKKMPGLAKERGDIIVGGLLPLVELLLFTEGQQVIFSQSGLREGVLFEQISSNTGHDVVSPEPAAMTMDAEDLP
- a CDS encoding YigZ family protein codes for the protein MSDYLTIAPHTFSWTQDIKKSRFILNISRIDSETSAQSFVDEIRKAHPKAAHHVFAYVLGDNHQIKRYSDNGEPSGTAGVPILEVLQKNNLHDVVAVVTRYFGGIKLGAGGLIRAYAGTVAEGVKIAGFVMRVTQQKIAVTVDYKNSDMVTYWLSNHNYQITATTYDTAVHLIIPVSADKLDEFQNDVTNVLAGQVTFEIGEETFFEIPVK
- a CDS encoding DEAD/DEAH box helicase produces the protein MKLYYGRQIVQSKITLSSEQQHASPAFIDQVCQRCGQKNNEKLPNNHFYCQVCLSLGRVSSHDVLLSYPEPNDFTGEVILSWQGRLTTQQQVVSEELIETLARQREHLIWAVTGAGKTEMLFPVIYQALKQKLRVAIVSPRIDVIVELAPRLQQAFSQTDMVVLHGAQTEAYRYTQLVLATTHQMLRFKSAFDLLIVDEVDSFPYAGDKMLEHAVQNARKSHSALIYLSATPTKALQKRVKNHELLASYLPLRFHQHLLPMLTTKIVSNWRKKLPTTFLKQIRQLTQYDRRFLIFVPKVSDLKSVFEMIEKHFPDINGAYVHATDPQRQEKVQKMRDEKYQYLVTTTILERGVTFPGIDVFILGADEAIFSENALVQIAGRVGRSKDRPTGLVLAYIQHTTFKLKAAQRQIKQMNRRGKLLGGRL